In one Culex quinquefasciatus strain JHB chromosome 2, VPISU_Cqui_1.0_pri_paternal, whole genome shotgun sequence genomic region, the following are encoded:
- the LOC6034346 gene encoding uncharacterized protein LOC6034346, producing MCSIKSVGFLLIALVTIVSCQLDEGSGAQDETVVTGDDAVTPSLIDDYVNCPPGMDPEKTMNGDAENDYDDYYDDAFQVPKVSEGENYTVENVSVVLVGEDSLTTLAVEGEDGVVVGSIESVVDDDDEDVVEDSGEDNLVEQSDEELLNDYPVKLIKSPKIYNVPDTETLEAKFAAYKKEHSEEVELVSPGYPQPYPDIVDEGYQEFNVSEGIGVQVTIHELDLDPTSDFLHIRGGTVNDTDEKGPIFTGKIDEPVRFLIAHTTTFSVRFLSQHEAGSEPHDYRGFRLTYAPFGTKIEPTTTTTTEPPVPQEEYQWIRKEISVTKAMMQALDTWAKVRVELSNATNLFVEEHKLKYRPSKPEDIRIVAQKCPDTWPNYEECVTLRFAVPLRPEPVEEDQSPQGLNGLFGKSYISVSTTEPPKQEYQLSEANLERMWNDYGAMALAQIGIEAYKMPENSQVLLIWIAISLCIVAAFIFVLYSIWKIDFFKDYRRISKMSREQPDDDRNELKKKEFDISMFPSPHQIVPSFFPTGDPYSERADGQYAYDNSTMNPFAEEAFEVRQSPKPRPKQQVFEPLSPTDYSPSIVDFNELPETRSPRRSRNNPFLPSSNGGGFNQVGPRP from the exons CACTGGTGACGATCGTCAGCTGCCAGCTGGACGAAGGCAGCGGTGCCCAAGACGAAACCGTGGTCACCGGCGATGACGCGGTGACACCGTCCTTGATCGATGACTACGTCAACTGTCCACCCGGGATGGACCCGGAGAAGACCATGAATGGGGACGCGGAGAATGACTACGACGATTACTACGATGACGCGTTCCAGGTGCCGAAGGTTTCCGAAGGGGAGAACTACACGGTGGAGAATGTTTCGGTGGTGTTGGTGGGGGAAGATTCGCTGACGACGTTGGCTGTGGAGGGTGAGGATGGTGTGGTTGTTGGGTCTATTGAGAGTGTGGTTGATGATGACGATGAGGACGTTGTGGAAGATTCTGGAGAGGATAACTTGGTAGAACAATCGGATGAGGAATTGTTGAACGACTACCCGGTGAAGTTGATCAAGTCTCCGAAGATCTACAACGTACCGGACACTGAGACATTGGAAGCCAAGTTTGCGGCTTATAAGAAGGAGCATTCCGAGGAGGTTGAACTTGTATCGCCTGGGTATCCTCAGCCTTATCCGGATATTGTTGATGAAGGTTATCAGGAGTTTAACGTTTCCGAAGGGATTGGTGTTCAGGTAACGATCCACGAGCTCGATCTGGATCCTACCAGTGACTTCTTGCACATTCGGGGTGGAACAGTGAACGATACCGATGAAAAGGGACCGATCTTTACCGGGAAGATCGATGAGCCAGTGCGTTTCCTGATCGCACATACGACGACCTTCTCGGTGAGGTTTTTGTCTCAGCATGAGGCGGGTTCGGAGCCTCACGATTATCGAGGGTTCCGGTTGACGTACGCACCGTTCGGCACCAAGATAGAACCGACTACGACTACCACTACGGAGCCACCGGTTCCACAGGAGGAGTACCAGTGGATCCGGAAGGAAATATCCGTCACTAAGGCAATGATGCAAGCCTTGGATACGTGGGCAAAGGTTCGGGTGGAGCTGTCCAATGCAACGAATCTGTTTGTGGAGGAGCACAAGCTCAAGTACAGGCCGAGCAAGCCTGAGGACATCCGAATCGTAGCCCAGAAGTGTCCGGACACGTGGCCCAACTACGAGGAGTGTGTAACGCTCCGCTTCGCCGTACCCCTCCGTCCCGAACCCGTCGAAGAAGATCAATCCCCGCAAGGACTCAACGGACTCTTCGGCAAGAGCTACATCTCGGTCTCCACAACCGAACCTCCCAAGCAGGAGTACCAGCTGTCCGAGGCGAACCTGGAGCGCATGTGGAACGACTACGGCGCGATGGCGCTGGCCCAGATCGGAATCGAAGCGTACAAGATGCCTGAAAACTCGCAAGTTCTTCTGATCTGGATCGCGATCAGCTTGTGCATCGTGGCGGCCTTCATCTTCGTGCTGTACAGCATCTGGAAGATCGACTTCTTCAAGGACTACCGGCGCATCTCCAAAATGAGCCGCGAGCAGCCGGATGATGACCGAAACGAGCTGAAGAAGAAGGAGTTTGACATCTCGATGTTCCCGTCGCCGCATCAGATCGTGCCGAGCTTCTTCCCGACCGGGGATCCGTACAGCGAACGTGCCGATGGACAATACG CTTACGACAACTCCACGATGAACCCGTTCGCGGAGGAAGCCTTCGAGGTCCGCCAATCCCCAAAGCCTCGTCCCAAGCAGCAGGTCTTCGAGCCACTCTCCCCGACTGACTATTCCCCAAGTATCGTAGATTTCAACG AGCTCCCGGAAACCAGATCGCCCAGAAGAAGCCGGAATAATCCCTTTCTACCGTCGAGCAACGGCGGTGGCTTCAATCAGGTCGGACCGAGACCGTAA